Proteins encoded by one window of Micromonospora coxensis:
- a CDS encoding AIM24 family protein, protein MRSALFSAENLEKESAQPGMRLQNSKMLKIELNGEAMARVGSMVAYQGQVQFQALGSGGIGKFIKQRLTGEGVPLMKLTGQGDVFLAELAKDVHIIDLEPGDALSINGSSVLAFDSTLSYDIKMVGGAGMASSSGLFNCVFTGHGRIAITTKGTPVVLNVDAPTYVDPQAAVCWSANLQTGYHRAEQLGLGTLLGRSTGEAFTMSFAGQGFVVVQPSEEPPIMGSGQQQQQGGLLGGLLS, encoded by the coding sequence ATGCGCAGCGCGCTGTTCTCCGCGGAGAACCTCGAGAAGGAGTCCGCCCAGCCCGGCATGCGGCTGCAGAACTCCAAGATGCTGAAGATCGAACTCAACGGCGAGGCCATGGCCCGCGTCGGCTCGATGGTGGCGTACCAGGGTCAGGTGCAGTTCCAGGCACTCGGCTCGGGGGGCATCGGCAAGTTCATCAAGCAGCGGCTGACCGGCGAGGGCGTGCCGCTGATGAAGCTGACCGGCCAGGGTGACGTCTTCCTCGCCGAGCTGGCCAAGGACGTGCACATCATCGACCTGGAGCCGGGCGACGCGCTCTCCATCAACGGCTCCAGCGTGCTGGCCTTCGACTCGACCCTGTCGTACGACATCAAGATGGTCGGCGGCGCGGGCATGGCCTCCTCGTCCGGCCTGTTCAACTGCGTCTTCACCGGCCACGGCCGGATCGCCATCACCACCAAGGGCACCCCGGTGGTGCTCAACGTCGACGCCCCCACCTACGTCGACCCGCAGGCCGCGGTCTGCTGGTCGGCCAACCTCCAGACCGGCTACCACCGGGCGGAGCAGCTCGGCCTGGGCACCCTGCTCGGCCGCAGCACCGGTGAGGCGTTCACGATGAGCTTCGCCGGCCAGGGCTTCGTGGTGGTCCAGCCGTCCGAGGAGCCGCCGATCATGGGCAGCGGCCAGCAGCAGCAACAGGGCGGTCTGCTCGGCGGTCTGCTCAGCTGA
- a CDS encoding alpha/beta hydrolase family protein codes for MPADPRAVLTRPAPPPDLTLAYGDHPDQIVDLRRPAGDGPLRPLVAILHGGFWRAEYDRAHTGPLATALAGLGWPVAQVEYRRTGQPGGGWPGTLTDVRTAVAALPGMAARALPGQVAAGAPLLLGHSAGGHLALHVAAHAPDAVRGVLALAPVADLAEAYRLDLDGGAVAALLGGGPSEHPDRYAVADPRALVPPPTRTVICHGVRDRQVPVAMSRDYVAAARAAGGDVTLVELPECEHFGLIDPDSAAWPQVRDALQSLWKDQEPLTQRR; via the coding sequence ATGCCCGCCGACCCCCGCGCCGTGCTCACCCGCCCCGCGCCCCCGCCCGACCTGACCCTGGCCTACGGGGACCACCCCGACCAGATCGTCGACCTGCGCCGCCCCGCCGGCGACGGCCCGCTCCGGCCGCTGGTCGCGATCCTGCACGGCGGCTTCTGGCGGGCCGAGTACGACCGCGCCCACACCGGCCCGCTGGCCACGGCGCTGGCCGGGCTCGGCTGGCCGGTCGCCCAGGTCGAGTACCGGCGCACCGGGCAGCCGGGCGGCGGCTGGCCGGGCACCCTGACCGACGTGCGCACGGCGGTGGCGGCGCTGCCCGGGATGGCGGCCCGGGCCCTGCCCGGCCAGGTGGCCGCCGGGGCGCCGCTGCTGCTCGGCCACTCGGCCGGCGGGCACCTCGCGCTCCACGTCGCGGCGCACGCCCCGGACGCCGTACGCGGGGTGCTGGCGCTGGCCCCGGTCGCCGACCTCGCCGAGGCGTACCGGCTGGACCTGGACGGCGGCGCGGTGGCCGCGCTGCTCGGTGGCGGCCCGAGCGAGCACCCGGACCGGTACGCGGTGGCCGATCCACGGGCATTGGTGCCCCCGCCGACACGGACAGTAATTTGCCACGGTGTGCGGGATCGGCAGGTCCCGGTGGCGATGAGCCGGGACTACGTGGCCGCCGCGCGGGCGGCCGGCGGCGACGTCACCCTGGTTGAACTGCCGGAATGTGAGCACTTCGGCCTCATCGATCCGGATTCGGCGGCCTGGCCGCAGGTCAGGGATGCGTTGCAGTCCCTCTGGAAAGATCAAGAGCCATTGACGCAGCGTCGCTAA
- a CDS encoding metallopeptidase family protein produces the protein MEMSRERFEELVGEALDEVPEELLGLMSNVVILVEDDPPPGEDLLGLYEGHALTERGWDYAGVLPDRILIYRRPILRICDTEDDVVDEVAVTVVHEIAHHFGIDDERLHALGWG, from the coding sequence GTGGAGATGAGCCGTGAGCGCTTCGAGGAGCTGGTCGGCGAAGCCCTCGACGAGGTGCCCGAAGAGCTGCTCGGGCTGATGAGCAACGTGGTGATCCTGGTCGAGGACGACCCACCCCCCGGGGAGGACCTGCTCGGCCTCTACGAGGGGCACGCCCTCACCGAGCGCGGCTGGGACTACGCCGGGGTGCTGCCCGACCGGATCCTCATCTACCGCCGCCCGATCCTGCGGATCTGCGACACCGAGGACGACGTCGTCGACGAGGTGGCGGTGACCGTGGTCCACGAGATCGCCCACCACTTCGGCATCGACGACGAGCGGCTGCACGCCCTGGGCTGGGGCTGA
- a CDS encoding HAD family hydrolase: protein MGIPPRLVATDIDGTLLADDRTLSARTAAVLERITAQGTPVVLVTGRPIRWLQLVYDQLPAPLPAICANGAVVYDPAADEVLRADPLAPEHLAEVARRLRAAVPEVSFAVEIVDSRQMRHEAHYPLRWDADHEAIRAVESPEELLSAPAVKLLARAGEQDPDAFVELVAGALQGLAEATHSSYSGLVEISAAGVTKAAGLAWYADRLGVTEQDVLAFGDMPNDVPMLTWAGRAVAVANAHPAVLAIADEVTGANTEDGVAAYLEKVFGVE from the coding sequence ATGGGAATCCCACCCCGACTCGTCGCCACCGACATCGACGGCACCCTGCTCGCCGACGACCGCACGCTCAGCGCCCGGACCGCCGCGGTGCTGGAGCGGATCACCGCGCAGGGCACGCCGGTCGTGCTGGTCACCGGCCGCCCGATCCGCTGGCTCCAACTCGTCTACGACCAGCTGCCCGCCCCGCTGCCGGCGATCTGCGCCAACGGCGCGGTGGTCTACGACCCGGCCGCCGACGAGGTGCTCCGGGCCGACCCGCTCGCCCCGGAACACCTCGCCGAGGTGGCCCGGCGGCTGCGCGCGGCGGTGCCCGAGGTGAGCTTCGCGGTGGAGATCGTCGACAGCCGGCAGATGCGGCACGAGGCGCACTACCCGCTGCGCTGGGACGCCGACCACGAGGCCATCCGGGCCGTCGAGTCGCCGGAGGAGCTGCTCTCCGCCCCGGCGGTGAAGCTGCTGGCCCGGGCCGGCGAGCAGGACCCGGACGCCTTCGTCGAGCTGGTGGCCGGGGCGTTGCAGGGGCTGGCCGAGGCGACACACTCGTCGTACAGCGGGCTGGTGGAGATCTCCGCCGCCGGGGTGACCAAGGCGGCCGGGCTCGCCTGGTACGCCGACCGGCTCGGCGTCACCGAGCAGGACGTGCTCGCCTTCGGGGACATGCCGAACGACGTGCCGATGCTGACCTGGGCCGGGCGGGCGGTGGCGGTGGCCAACGCGCACCCCGCCGTCCTGGCGATCGCCGACGAGGTGACCGGGGCGAACACCGAGGACGGCGTGGCGGCGTACCTGGAGAAGGTCTTCGGGGTGGAGTGA
- a CDS encoding OsmC family protein has product MPIRTASARWQGNLTEGSGTVRTGKGGLTGNYSFKSRFEEGEGTNPEELIGAAHAGCFSMALSKQLADAGAADTSVETTAKVHFDKTDAGMTVTRIDLETVGQVPGMDEAQFTKLAEAAKENCPISRLLSPGAQITLNARLAS; this is encoded by the coding sequence ATGCCTATCCGTACCGCTTCCGCACGCTGGCAGGGCAACCTCACCGAGGGTTCCGGGACCGTCCGCACCGGCAAGGGCGGCCTGACCGGGAACTACTCCTTCAAGTCCCGCTTCGAGGAGGGCGAGGGGACCAACCCCGAGGAGCTGATCGGCGCCGCGCACGCCGGCTGCTTCTCGATGGCCCTCTCCAAGCAGCTCGCCGACGCGGGCGCCGCCGACACCTCGGTGGAGACCACCGCGAAGGTGCACTTCGACAAGACCGACGCGGGCATGACCGTGACCCGAATCGACCTGGAGACGGTCGGCCAGGTGCCGGGCATGGACGAGGCGCAGTTCACCAAGCTCGCCGAGGCCGCCAAGGAGAACTGCCCGATCTCGCGGCTGCTCTCCCCGGGCGCCCAGATCACCCTGAACGCCCGACTCGCCTCCTGA
- a CDS encoding HAD family hydrolase, translating into MTRPGLPKLIATDLDGTLVRSDDTVSAYTHGVLDRVRAAGIPVVGATGRGPRLKELTRNDIRAADFLVMAGGGCVVDQSDPAGPLVLRDERLPGAVLATLLADLEAAAGPLTVMVEASDEHDAPLWGDYHPSWPYQDRFEARSRAECLSVDVIKAFARTADHHVDELLAVAREIIPPHVATLTQAGLGFIEICPPGVDKATGLSVVAERLGVDPAEVLVFGDMPNDLPMFGWAGWARVAVSNAHPEVRAAADEITLRNDDDGVAVYLDRLLSR; encoded by the coding sequence ATGACCCGCCCGGGACTGCCCAAGCTGATCGCCACCGACCTCGACGGGACGCTCGTCCGTAGCGACGACACCGTCTCGGCGTACACGCACGGGGTGCTCGACCGGGTGCGCGCCGCCGGCATCCCGGTGGTCGGCGCCACCGGCCGTGGCCCCCGGCTCAAGGAACTGACCCGCAACGACATCCGCGCCGCCGACTTCCTGGTGATGGCCGGGGGCGGTTGCGTGGTGGACCAGAGCGACCCGGCCGGCCCGCTGGTGCTCCGGGACGAGCGGCTGCCGGGTGCCGTGCTGGCCACGCTCCTGGCCGACCTGGAGGCGGCGGCGGGCCCGCTCACCGTGATGGTCGAGGCGTCCGACGAGCACGACGCGCCGCTCTGGGGCGACTACCACCCGAGCTGGCCGTACCAGGACCGGTTCGAGGCGCGCAGCCGCGCCGAGTGCCTCTCCGTCGACGTGATCAAGGCGTTCGCACGGACCGCCGACCATCATGTCGACGAGTTGCTCGCGGTGGCGCGCGAGATCATCCCACCGCACGTCGCCACGCTGACCCAGGCCGGGCTGGGGTTCATCGAGATCTGCCCGCCGGGGGTGGACAAGGCCACCGGTCTGAGCGTGGTCGCCGAGCGGCTGGGCGTGGACCCGGCGGAGGTGCTGGTCTTCGGGGACATGCCGAACGACCTGCCGATGTTCGGCTGGGCCGGGTGGGCCCGGGTGGCGGTGTCGAACGCCCACCCCGAGGTGCGGGCCGCCGCCGACGAGATCACCCTGCGCAACGATGACGACGGAGTCGCGGTCTACCTGGACCGACTACTGTCCCGGTGA
- the pheA gene encoding prephenate dehydratase: MPGTPPTRFVYLGPEGTFAEQALRTVPAAEHGSRTPARSVGEALDCVRAGEADAALVPLENSIGGAVGVTLDELAEGDPLVITREVILPVEFVLGARPGTTLESVRDVAAHPQASTQCRNWLREHLPDATVVDVLSNGAAAAGAAAGEYDAAICAPIGATRHRLAVLADKIADHPDAVTRFALVSRPGPPPPPTGDDVTSLAVYIAHDRVGALLSVLMELAVRGVNLTRIESRPTGEALGRYVFFLDGTGHVADVRMGEALQGLRRVCADVRFLGSYPRHRWADGVGDRPVPAPAGLSDADYADAAAWLARLRRGELT; the protein is encoded by the coding sequence ATGCCCGGAACACCGCCGACCCGCTTCGTCTACCTCGGCCCCGAGGGGACCTTCGCCGAGCAGGCGCTGCGCACCGTCCCCGCCGCCGAGCACGGCAGCCGTACGCCGGCACGCAGCGTCGGTGAGGCGCTGGACTGCGTACGGGCGGGTGAGGCGGACGCGGCCCTGGTGCCGCTGGAGAACTCGATCGGCGGCGCGGTGGGGGTGACCCTGGACGAACTCGCCGAGGGGGACCCGCTGGTGATCACCCGCGAGGTGATCCTGCCCGTCGAGTTCGTGCTCGGCGCCCGCCCCGGCACCACCCTGGAGTCGGTGCGCGACGTCGCCGCCCACCCCCAGGCGTCCACCCAGTGCCGCAACTGGCTGCGCGAGCACCTGCCCGACGCGACCGTGGTCGACGTGCTCTCCAACGGCGCGGCGGCGGCCGGCGCGGCGGCCGGCGAGTACGACGCGGCGATCTGCGCGCCGATAGGGGCCACCCGGCACCGGCTGGCGGTGCTCGCCGACAAGATCGCGGACCATCCGGACGCGGTGACCCGGTTCGCGCTGGTGTCCCGCCCGGGGCCGCCGCCGCCCCCGACCGGGGACGACGTCACCTCGCTGGCGGTCTACATCGCCCACGACCGGGTGGGCGCGCTGCTCTCGGTGCTGATGGAGCTGGCCGTGCGCGGGGTCAACCTGACCCGGATCGAGTCCCGCCCCACCGGTGAGGCGCTGGGCCGGTACGTCTTCTTCCTCGACGGCACCGGGCACGTCGCGGACGTCCGGATGGGTGAGGCGTTACAGGGGCTGCGCCGGGTCTGCGCCGACGTGCGCTTCCTCGGGTCGTACCCCCGGCACCGCTGGGCCGACGGGGTGGGTGACCGGCCGGTCCCGGCTCCGGCCGGGCTCTCCGACGCCGACTACGCCGACGCGGCGGCCTGGCTGGCCCGGCTGCGGCGCGGCGAGCTGACCTGA
- a CDS encoding bacterial proteasome activator family protein yields the protein MGAMTEAHSAGQRDEPGRDGAGHSGTVVVIGPDGRPVGTVQTDEQQGEDPARLVEQPAKVMRIGSMIKQLLEEVKAAPLDDASRHRMREIHERSIVELKEGLAPELREELERISLPFTEDKAPSEGELRIAHAQLVGWLEGLFHGIQAALVAQQMAARVQLEQMRSGRQALPSGPAGMMPGMPGMGQPHGGEHQTGQYL from the coding sequence ATGGGTGCCATGACCGAAGCGCACTCCGCTGGACAGAGAGACGAGCCGGGCCGCGACGGCGCCGGGCACTCCGGCACCGTGGTGGTGATCGGACCGGACGGCCGCCCGGTCGGCACGGTGCAGACCGACGAGCAGCAGGGTGAGGACCCGGCCCGCCTGGTCGAGCAGCCCGCCAAGGTGATGCGGATCGGCAGCATGATCAAGCAGCTGCTGGAGGAGGTCAAGGCCGCTCCGCTCGACGACGCCAGCCGGCACCGGATGCGGGAGATCCACGAGCGGTCGATCGTCGAGCTGAAGGAGGGCCTGGCCCCTGAGCTGCGCGAGGAGCTGGAGCGGATCTCGCTGCCCTTCACCGAGGACAAGGCCCCCAGCGAGGGCGAGCTGCGGATCGCCCACGCCCAGCTGGTCGGCTGGCTGGAGGGGCTGTTCCACGGCATCCAGGCGGCGCTGGTGGCGCAGCAGATGGCGGCCCGGGTGCAGTTGGAGCAGATGCGCTCCGGTCGGCAGGCGCTGCCCAGCGGCCCGGCCGGGATGATGCCCGGCATGCCCGGCATGGGCCAGCCGCACGGTGGCGAGCACCAGACCGGCCAGTACCTCTGA